One window of the Deltaproteobacteria bacterium genome contains the following:
- a CDS encoding tyrosine-type recombinase/integrase: protein MDNLPVVQKLSMARYESKDIPVYLSAPEVQAMLEASLNNKRDHLLINILWQTGCRITEALRITRNDIDTYNLSVRVLTEKQRNKKSKPVYRVIPITLGLSNELASFALTENITDRFFDISRQRGFQIIKAIANKAGITKSVHPHTLRHSFAVNCIGQSVPLPIVKDLLGHSSVLTTMVYLRIVQPDARQFLSGVKF from the coding sequence ATGGATAACTTACCGGTTGTTCAAAAACTTTCAATGGCACGGTATGAAAGCAAGGACATACCCGTCTATCTATCTGCTCCAGAGGTACAGGCTATGCTTGAAGCGTCCTTGAACAATAAACGGGATCATCTGCTTATAAATATTCTATGGCAAACAGGGTGCAGGATAACGGAAGCGTTAAGAATTACACGCAATGATATTGATACATACAACCTATCCGTCAGGGTTCTAACAGAAAAGCAGAGAAATAAGAAAAGCAAACCTGTTTACAGAGTAATACCGATCACATTGGGATTATCAAACGAGCTGGCGAGCTTTGCCTTGACGGAGAATATTACAGACAGGTTTTTTGATATTAGCCGACAGCGTGGCTTTCAGATTATCAAAGCCATAGCAAACAAGGCAGGCATAACAAAATCTGTCCATCCGCACACGCTCCGGCATAGCTTTGCCGTCAACTGCATAGGTCAAAGCGTGCCCTTGCCTATAGTGAAAGACCTTTTAGGTCATTCAAGCGTGCTGACAACAATGGTGTATTTGCGAATCGTCCAGCCGGATGCACGGCAATTCTTATCAGGGGTTAAATTCTAA